GTTTTTTCCTTTTTTTGATCCCAATAAACAATAAAAGCGACGGTTAGGAAGATAATGGTCGCCATACAGATTTTAAAGGCTTTTTCTGGAAGATCCATCCCAAACCAACTTCCCAATAAAATCCCCAAAATCATCCAGGGAAGAAATTTTGCTACATATTTCCATTGCGTATGCCGATTGTAATAAATCACAGCAAACACATCTGCCACCACCAAAAGAGGTAATACAATGCCTGTGGATTGCTTCGCTTCGAAGGCAATAGCCATAAAAGTTACATTGATGATGGCAATGCCTTTGATTCCAGATTTAGACAATCCGATAACAAAAGCGGCCAAAAAACTAAGAATCCATGAAGTAGTACTAATCTCGGAGGTAAAGGATAAAAGCATAGGTTGGGGGCAAGAGCGAAGAACAAAAATATCCCTAATAATTCCCAAACATATTAAAATCGATAAGTAATCAGAAAAACTGTAGTTTTCCAAGCAGAAAAAAGGTGTTTTAAATTGTACCTCATGCTAAGCAATTCCTTCTAGTGATGATTAACGAAACTACTTTTGATACTCTATTTTTAGAATTTTCCATACAAAATCACCCAATTTGGTACTAACAATCACCTCATCTCCAACAGCTTTACCAAGAAGCGATTTAGCCATGGGAGAGTCCATAGAGATATAATTTTTGTTACCAATTAACTCTTCGTAACCAACAATACGAAAACGATTTTTAAGCCCTTTCTTTTCGTTTTTAATTTCTACCCAAGCACCAAAATTCACTTTTCCTTCTTGATTGGGGTGGTATTCGATCACTTTAAAGTCATCAATACATTTACGCAAATAGCGAAGGCGATTATCAATTTCTCTAAGACGTTTTTTGTTGTAATGGTAATCGGCATTTTCTGAACGATCTCCCAAACTTGCGGCCCATGCCACCTTTGCGGTAACGTCTGGACGTTCAACTCGCCACAAATGATCATGTTCTTCCTTTAACTTTTGTAAGCCTTCGGAAGTAATCAATTGTGAACGATTGAGTTTTGGTAGAGTTGATTCTGGAATTTTTCGCCTCATGATAAAAGATCTTGTTTTGAAAATTTTCGCAAGATAATATAATGAAAGAACTCAAGCTGACTAATGAACAAATAGAATTCTAAGCGCAAAGAAATGCAATGCATTCTTTAGGCTCCATTGAAATAATTCTAAGCCATGAGAATCGCTTATATGAAAACGACCTGGACCTTTGCCCGAATAAGGAAAATAGAGCGTTAAGCTTTGCTCAAGATTCTCTTGCATTCTGGCTGAGCAGGTATTTATTAATAGAGAATTATAAAAGCAGAATTAGTGTTAGAGCCGAGATTTGCTTTTGATAAT
Above is a window of Algoriphagus machipongonensis DNA encoding:
- a CDS encoding sulfite exporter TauE/SafE family protein, with protein sequence MLLSFTSEISTTSWILSFLAAFVIGLSKSGIKGIAIINVTFMAIAFEAKQSTGIVLPLLVVADVFAVIYYNRHTQWKYVAKFLPWMILGILLGSWFGMDLPEKAFKICMATIIFLTVAFIVYWDQKKEKTVPTHWAFSSGVGTLAGFTTMVGNLAGPISNIYFLAMRLPKNHFIGTAAWLFLIINVFKLPFHFFIWNTISAETLLLDLKLIPGIILGFLLGIKIVKMIDEAFFRKMILVLTALGAIIILFK
- the greB gene encoding transcription elongation factor GreB; the protein is MRRKIPESTLPKLNRSQLITSEGLQKLKEEHDHLWRVERPDVTAKVAWAASLGDRSENADYHYNKKRLREIDNRLRYLRKCIDDFKVIEYHPNQEGKVNFGAWVEIKNEKKGLKNRFRIVGYEELIGNKNYISMDSPMAKSLLGKAVGDEVIVSTKLGDFVWKILKIEYQK